In Fundulus heteroclitus isolate FHET01 chromosome 8, MU-UCD_Fhet_4.1, whole genome shotgun sequence, a genomic segment contains:
- the trim32 gene encoding E3 ubiquitin-protein ligase TRIM32, whose translation MAAASCPSLDPDLMREVLECPICLETYSQDQLRPKLLQCGHTVCRLCLEKLLANTINGVRCPFCSKVSRMSSISQLADNLTVLKIIDCTLTCSAAAAALMCKSCGNRLPRQFCYDCTTVLCEVCKADGHLHEGHSVQPIKVAAERRRKELSGRLAALRDFMDNIQKKKTALENISKSLRQKYRAVQQEYSTAELHLQEELGRSRRTFTASLGEVEKLNAQVLEEQTYLLNLAEVKVVSRCDYLTVRVRQSDIALLKDDGAGSDDEELDLRSSLPTQFKLQEPTLARAEHSKPIEVGCLTTNTYTVNTDDENGGLETVLDFNAEDAPLGATGGPVTVPVDFYRDVDMVSAVEEAVCGSPGSFKSKSMDAGGGSAGASSKPPVCQFVKKMGCKGALPGMFNLPVSICVSPQGDILVADRGNCRVQIFNRKGVPREIRRNASIDNFVLSFFGADLPNLIPLSIAVTPQGLIGVTDNFDNSVKVYTMEGHYVACHKNQLIKPWGITAMPSGQFVVSDVEGGKLWCLAVDRNVGVVSYNRLCSAVRPKFVTCDAAGTVYFTQGLALNFEKRHNEPHLEGGFSIGSVGTDGQLGKQLSHFFSESEDFRCITGMCVDANGDLLVTDSGRKEILQFPKEGGFNILVQEGLTCPVGVAITQKGQLLVLDCWDHCVKVFTYVQRRHSSTS comes from the coding sequence ATGGCGGCTGCATCATGCCCCTCGCTGGACCCTGACCTAATGAGGGAGGTCCTTGAATGCCCCATCTGCCTGGAGACTTACAGCCAGGATCAACTGAGACCCAAACTCCTCCAGTGTGGCCACACAGTATGTCGGCTTTGTCTGGAGAAACTGTTGGCTAACACCATCAACGGTGTCCGCTGCCCCTTCTGCAGCAAGGTCTCCAGGATGAGCAGCATCTCCCAGCTGGCGGATAACCTCACTGTACTCAAGATTATAGACTGCACCTTGACCTGcagcgctgctgctgcggcGCTAATGTGCAAGTCCTGCGGCAACCGGCTGCCGAGACAGTTCTGCTACGACTGCACCACGGTTCTCTGTGAAGTCTGTAAAGCCGATGGCCACCTCCATGAAGGTCATTCAGTTCAGCCAATAAAGGTGGCTGCTGAGCGGCGCCGTAAAGAACTGAGTGGTAGACTGGCTGCCCTCCGTGACTTTATGGACAATATTCAGAAGAAAAAGACAGCGCTTGAAAACATTTCCAAGAGCTTGAGACAAAAGTACCGGGCGGTCCAGCAAGAATACTCTACCGCCGAGCTTCATCTTCAGGAGGAGCTCGGCCGATCTCGAAGGACTTTCACAGCCTCCTTGGGAGAGGTGGAAAAGCTCAATGCACAGGTTCTCGAGGAGCAGACCTACCTTCTTAACCTCGCAGAGGTAAAAGTAGTGTCACGCTGTGATTATCTGACCGTACGGGTAAGACAGAGTGATATTGCCTTGCTAAAGGACGACGGCGCAGGAAGCGATGATGAAGAACTGGACCTGAGAAGCAGTTTACCCACCCAGTTCAAGCTGCAAGAACCAACACTGGCAAGAGCAGAGCACTCTAAACCTATAGAAGTCGGCTGTTTGACCACAAACACCTACACTGTCAATACAGACGATGAGAATGGTGGGTTAGAGACTGTGCTGGACTTTAATGCGGAGGATGCGCCATTAGGTGCTACAGGTGGTCCTGTTACAGTTCCAGTGGATTTTTACCGGGATGTCGACATGGTTTCAGCTGTAGAAGAGGCGGTTTGCGGTTCACCAGGCAGCTTTAAATCAAAGTCCATGGACGCAGGCGGGGGATCTGCCGGAGCCAGTTCCAAGCCCCCGGTCTGCCAGTTTGTAAAGAAGATGGGCTGTAAAGGAGCCCTGCCTGGAATGTTTAATTTACCCGTTAGCATTTGTGTTTCACCACAGGGTGACATACTGGTGGCCGATCGAGGGAACTGCCGTGTCCAGATTTTCAACCGCAAAGGCGTCCCGCGCGAAATCCGACGCAACGCAAGCATCGACAACTTTGTCCTGAGCTTCTTTGGTGCAGACCTGCCTAACCTTATCCCCCTATCCATAGCTGTGACTCCCCAAGGCCTGATTGGTGTAACTGACAACTTTGATAACTCAGTTAAAGTCTACACCATGGAGGGGCATTATGTGGCCTGCCACAAAAACCAACTGATTAAACCCTGGGGAATTACTGCCATGCCATCGGGCCAGTTTGTGGTGTCAGATGTGGAAGGGGGCAAGCTGTGGTGCCTTGCAGTGGACCGCAACGTAGGCGTGGTCAGCTACAACCGCTTGTGCTCTGCTGTCCGACCAAAGTTTGTCACATGTGATGCGGCAGGAACCGTGTACTTCACCCAAGGCCTGGCCCTGAACTTCGAAAAACGCCACAACGAGCCCCACCTCGAAGGGGGCTTCTCAATCGGCTCAGTGGGCACCGACGGCCAGCTCGGCAAGCAGCTCAGCCATTTCTTCTCCGAGTCAGAGGATTTCCGCTGCATCACTGGCATGTGCGTGGACGCTAACGGCGATTTGCTGGTGACTGACAGTGGTAGGAAGGAAATCCTCCAGTTTCCCAAAGAAGGGGGGTTTAACATCCTGGTTCAAGAAGGGCTAACCTGTCCCGTGGGAGTGGCCATCACCCAGAAAGGACAGCTGCTAGTTCTTGATTGTTGGGACCACTGTGTCAAAGTCTTCACCTATGTTCAAAGGAGGCATTCTTCCACTTCCTAG